The Campylobacter sp. MIT 99-7217 genome contains the following window.
ATAAAAAGCCAAAGCTTAGCATAAACTGCACTGCTATGGCGAGCAAAAAGATCTTTTTGCCTGTGCTTACAAGCTTTTTCATGGCTATAATGCCCACGATTTCCATAAGTCCAGCGATAAACAAAAAGAGCCAGCTCATCGATCAGTCCTTGTTTGTTCTAACTCATCAAGTCCTAAATCCTTAGAAACTTCTTTCACAAAGTCATCATCGTATTCTTTACTTGTAAATTTAAGTCCGATAACTCCAAAAAGCAAAACAGCGATAAGGATCACCTTAAGCAAAGAAAAAGGCTCATGAAAAAAGAAAATTTCACTTAAAACAACTCCAGCCGTTCCAATGCCCACAAAAACAGCATAAGCAACACTTACTTCTATCCTTTTCATCGCATAAAGCATACAACAAAAAGAAATCAATATACCAAGTCCGGTAAAAATATATAAGGCAAAGCTATTGGCGTATTTAAGCCCACTTACCCAAAAGCACTCAACAATACCACCAAAAATC
Protein-coding sequences here:
- a CDS encoding DMT family transporter, which translates into the protein MQKTNLAWALVIFGGIVECFWVSGLKYANSFALYIFTGLGILISFCCMLYAMKRIEVSVAYAVFVGIGTAGVVLSEIFFFHEPFSLLKVILIAVLLFGVIGLKFTSKEYDDDFVKEVSKDLGLDELEQTRTDR